A genomic segment from Brevundimonas sp. SORGH_AS_0993 encodes:
- a CDS encoding DMT family transporter: MGALLMLSASLAFAAANTLQSVLPQQFGMSSTGMAFWQYLVASALMLPIVLRIGLHRLKTRHPLAHEARALSSALGVHVFVYGFASGVPIWQMVTLLATGPLFVIVGSSLFLRERVSGARLGAALAGFVGAVVVSGVGTERLDWPALTPILAAALWATTDVLTRWLAREETAETLTISLLVLITPNHLAILLLANAFAFVLPAGVATGLPFALPQGAGLLLLLALGGLTAAAQYLLASAYRRADAAYLQPFADLKAPLAGLVGWMLLGQTPSVWFWPGAALIVGASIFIFWVENRGLTGPTAAPVAGEG, encoded by the coding sequence ATGGGCGCGCTGCTGATGCTGTCGGCCAGCCTGGCGTTCGCCGCCGCCAATACGCTTCAGTCGGTCTTGCCCCAGCAGTTCGGCATGAGCTCCACCGGCATGGCCTTCTGGCAATATCTGGTCGCCTCGGCGCTGATGCTGCCGATCGTGCTTCGGATCGGCCTGCACAGGCTGAAGACGCGCCATCCGCTGGCGCATGAGGCGCGGGCCTTATCATCGGCCCTGGGCGTCCATGTCTTCGTCTATGGCTTCGCTTCCGGCGTGCCGATCTGGCAGATGGTGACGCTGCTTGCGACCGGGCCGCTGTTCGTCATCGTCGGCTCCAGCCTGTTTCTGCGCGAACGAGTATCCGGCGCCCGGCTGGGCGCGGCCCTGGCCGGTTTCGTCGGCGCCGTCGTGGTGTCGGGCGTGGGGACGGAGCGGCTGGACTGGCCCGCCCTGACGCCGATCCTGGCCGCCGCCCTGTGGGCGACCACCGATGTCCTGACCCGCTGGCTGGCGCGCGAGGAGACGGCCGAGACCCTGACGATCTCCCTCCTGGTGCTGATCACTCCGAACCACCTGGCCATACTGCTGCTGGCCAACGCCTTCGCCTTCGTCCTGCCGGCCGGCGTCGCCACGGGCCTGCCCTTCGCCCTGCCGCAGGGCGCGGGCCTGCTGCTTCTGCTGGCGCTGGGCGGGCTGACGGCGGCGGCGCAGTATCTGCTGGCCTCGGCCTATCGGCGGGCGGATGCAGCCTATCTTCAGCCCTTCGCCGACCTCAAGGCGCCGCTGGCCGGCCTGGTGGGGTGGATGCTGCTGGGTCAGACGCCGTCCGTCTGGTTCTGGCCGGGCGCAGCCCTGATCGTGGGGGCCTCGATCTTCATCTTCTGGGTCGAAAATCGGGGGCTGACAGGCCCGACCGCCGCCCCGGTGGCAGGCGAAGGATGA
- a CDS encoding tyrosine-protein phosphatase, whose protein sequence is MSRFDLSTAWGRFKARWHYFWADHAFLRVAFSNAHWLGPDLVRTNQPSPRQLAYWQSKGVKTVINLRGERDEGYYWLEKDACERLGLTLIDAPLDSRDPPQRDRIHRARDLFRSIEYPVLIHCKSGADRAGMMAVFYRHFHLGEPISVAMSQLSKKYLHSREGLTGVLDYTLEKYVAEVEPRGISFIDWIDSPDYDPQAIRAAFKASWWGTLLTDKLLRRE, encoded by the coding sequence ATGTCGCGTTTCGACCTCTCCACCGCCTGGGGCCGCTTCAAGGCTCGTTGGCATTACTTTTGGGCGGACCATGCGTTTTTGCGCGTGGCCTTCTCCAACGCCCACTGGCTGGGGCCGGATCTGGTGCGCACCAACCAGCCGTCGCCGCGCCAACTGGCCTATTGGCAGTCGAAGGGCGTCAAGACGGTCATCAACCTGCGGGGCGAACGGGACGAGGGCTATTACTGGCTGGAGAAGGACGCCTGCGAACGCCTGGGCCTGACGCTGATCGACGCCCCGCTGGACTCCCGCGACCCGCCTCAGCGCGACCGCATCCACCGCGCCCGCGACCTGTTCAGGTCCATCGAATATCCGGTGCTGATCCACTGCAAGTCCGGCGCGGACCGGGCGGGGATGATGGCGGTCTTCTATCGCCACTTCCACCTGGGCGAACCGATCTCGGTCGCCATGAGCCAGTTGTCCAAGAAATACCTGCACTCGCGCGAGGGTCTGACCGGCGTGCTGGACTATACGCTGGAGAAATATGTCGCCGAGGTCGAACCGCGGGGGATCAGCTTCATCGACTGGATCGACAGTCCCGACTACGACCCTCAGGCCATCCGCGCCGCGTTCAAAGCCAGCTGGTGGGGCACGCTGCTGACCGACAAGCTGTTACGGCGGGAGTAG
- a CDS encoding DUF4170 domain-containing protein has translation MTDQNAAAPQLLHLVIGGELRHLGEPTFRDLSQVEFVGAFGNYEDAKKAWKARAQATVDNAHMRYFILHAHKLIDPRGDAA, from the coding sequence ATGACCGATCAGAACGCCGCCGCGCCGCAACTTCTGCACCTCGTGATCGGCGGCGAGCTTCGCCACCTGGGCGAGCCGACCTTCCGCGACCTGTCGCAGGTGGAGTTCGTGGGCGCCTTCGGCAACTATGAAGACGCCAAGAAGGCGTGGAAGGCGCGCGCCCAGGCCACCGTCGACAACGCCCACATGCGCTACTTCATCCTGCACGCCCACAAGCTGATCGATCCGCGCGGCGACGCGGCCTGA
- a CDS encoding 3'(2'),5'-bisphosphate nucleotidase CysQ has protein sequence MIDRSKQDWDADLALIRQAALDAGALAVAERERGLKIETKIGGSPVTSGDLKVDALLKDRLLAARPDYGWLSEETADSPDRLSRRRIFVVDPIDGTVAYMKRKPWWCVPIAVVEDGAVVAAVIHAPEVEETYAAVRGGGARRNDRPIQASDLDTLEDASILGDARLIEAHWFDDEPWPPMRFEKRNALAYRMALVAAGAFDAALALTPKWDWDVAAGCLIAEEAGAKVSDHHGRPWRFNRPDPRQASLVCAAPALQPLIVQRCKNVPLSS, from the coding sequence ATGATCGACCGCTCGAAACAGGATTGGGACGCCGATCTGGCGCTGATCCGTCAGGCGGCGCTGGACGCCGGCGCCCTGGCCGTGGCCGAGCGCGAACGGGGCCTGAAGATCGAGACCAAGATCGGCGGGTCGCCCGTCACCAGCGGCGATCTGAAGGTCGACGCCCTTTTGAAGGACCGGCTGCTGGCGGCGCGGCCCGACTATGGCTGGTTGTCGGAAGAGACGGCGGACTCGCCGGATCGCCTGTCCAGGCGGCGCATCTTCGTCGTCGATCCGATCGACGGCACCGTGGCCTATATGAAGCGAAAACCCTGGTGGTGCGTGCCCATCGCCGTGGTCGAGGACGGGGCGGTGGTCGCCGCCGTCATCCATGCGCCCGAAGTCGAGGAAACCTATGCAGCCGTGCGCGGCGGCGGGGCGCGCCGCAACGACCGGCCCATCCAGGCGTCCGATCTGGACACGCTGGAGGACGCTTCCATCCTGGGTGATGCGCGCCTGATCGAGGCGCACTGGTTCGACGACGAGCCCTGGCCGCCGATGCGGTTCGAAAAGCGCAACGCCCTGGCCTATCGCATGGCGCTGGTGGCGGCCGGCGCCTTCGACGCCGCGCTTGCGCTGACGCCCAAATGGGACTGGGACGTGGCGGCCGGCTGCCTTATCGCCGAGGAGGCCGGAGCCAAGGTCAGCGACCACCACGGCCGCCCGTGGAGATTCAATCGGCCCGATCCGCGCCAGGCCAGCCTGGTCTGCGCGGCCCCCGCACTGCAGCCGCTGATCGTGCAGCGGTGTAAAAACGTGCCGCTTTCGTCCTGA